The Phyllostomus discolor isolate MPI-MPIP mPhyDis1 chromosome 4, mPhyDis1.pri.v3, whole genome shotgun sequence genome window below encodes:
- the MYCT1 gene encoding myc target protein 1 has protein sequence MANNTTSSESLWPENFWEDLIMSFTVSMAIGLVIGGFIWALFVCLSRRRASARISHWSSSRRSRSSYTHGLNRTGFYRHSGYERRSNLSLASLTFQRQASLELGNSFPRKSSFRASTFHPFLQSPPLPVETDSHVMTLPSSSTSPTTNASHSLSRPDFHWSSTSLPVGLPPPPPPTYESIIKAFPDF, from the exons ATGGCTAATAACACAACAAGTTCAGAGAGTCTATGGCCAGAAAACTTTTGGG aagATCTTATAATGTCCTTCACGGTGTCCATGGCTATCGGGCTTGTAATAGGAGGATTCATCTGggctctgtttgtttgtttgtctcgaCGAAGGGCCAGCGCCCGCATCTCCCACTGGAGCTCCAGTCGGCGATCCAGGTCTTCGTACACTCACGGCCTCAACAGGACTGGGTTTTACCGCCACAGCGGCTACGAACGTCGCAGCAACCTCAGCCTGGCCAGTCTCACTTTCCAGCGACAAGCCTCCCTGGAGCTAGGAAACTCCTTTCCAAGGAAATCAAGCTTCAGGGCTTCGACTTTCCACCCGTTTCTGCAAAGTCCACCCCTTCCCGTGGAGACTGACAGTCACGTGATGACGCTCCCTTCTTCCAGCACCTCTCCCACCACCAACGCTTCCCACAGCCTGAGCCGCCCTGATTTCCACTGGTCCAGCACCAGTCTCCCCGTGGGccttccacccccgcccccgcccacctaCGAGTCCATCATAAAGGCGTTCCCAGATTTCTGA